From the Solanum stenotomum isolate F172 chromosome 4, ASM1918654v1, whole genome shotgun sequence genome, one window contains:
- the LOC125863199 gene encoding uncharacterized protein LOC125863199, whose amino-acid sequence MEPWKDFSGKVVMVTGASSGIGLEFCLDLAKAGCNIIAAARRVDRLKSLCNQINSNSKGPPRAIAIQLDVTADGAIIESAVQIAWDAFGRIDALVNNAGISGNVHSSLELPEKEWDNVFNTSLKGAWLVSKYVCRRMRDAKQDGGSVINISSVAGLNREVFIGMLAYASSKMALDMLTKIMAVELGVDKIRVNSIAPGYFKSEITGSLMEKKWFDNYTRRTVPLRTLGTIDPALTSMVRYLIHDSSEYVSGNVFIVDAGTSLPGVPIFSSL is encoded by the exons ATGGAGCCATGGAAAGACTTTAGCGGAAAAGTAGTGATGGTGACCGGTGCATCGTCAGGAATCGGGTTAGAGTTCTGTCTCGACTTGGCCAAAGCCGGTTGCAACATCATTGCTGCTGCTCGTCGTGTTGACAGACTAAAATCTCTATGCAACCAAATTAATAGTAATTCAAAGGGACCTCCGCGTGCAATCGCGATCCAACTTGATGTTACAGCTGACGGTGCTATAATTGAGTCCGCTGTACAAATAGCTTGGGATGCATTTGGACGTATTGATGCCTTGGTTAACAATGCCGGCATTTCAG GTAATGTGCACTCTTCACTAGAATTGCCAGAGAAGGAGTGGGACAATGTCTTTAACACGAGCCTAAAAGGGGCATGGTTGGTGTCTAAATATGTATGTAGACGTATGCGAGATGCTAAACAGGATGGAGGTTCTGTTATTAATATCTCTTCAGTGGCTGGTTTGAATCGGGAAGTATTCATAGGGATGCTTGCTTACGCTTCTTCAAAAATGGCTCTTGACATGCTCACTAAG ATTATGGCGGTTGAATTGGGAGTAGACAAGATCAGAGTGAATTCAATAGCCCCAGGATATTTCAAATCAGAGATAACAGGGAGCCTTATGGAAAAGAAATGGTTCGATAATTATACTAGGAGAACCGTTCCTCTAAGAACATTGGGAACGATAGATCCAGCTTTAACATCAATGGTGAGGTACTTAATCCACGATTCTTCTGAATATGTTTCGGGTAATGTCTTCATCGTTGATGCTGGAACTTCCTTACCAGGTGTCCCCATTTTCTCATCACTCTAA